GGTCCGCGGCGACGGTGTCCGCGCGCTCTCGTGTGCCGGCGGCCGCGACGAAGTCAGCGAACGCCTGCTCCACCGTGGCGAGCTGACCATCTGTCAAGGGTGTCGCCAGTGCCGCCGACTCGAGGTGTTCGCGCGCGGTGTAGAGCTCGTCGACCGTCGCGGGTGTGGGGGAGACGGTCACGGCGCCGCGGTTGCCGTCGAAGCGGACCAGGCCGCCGTGTTCGAGCAGGCGCACCGCCTCGCGGACCGTGTTGCGGGCGATGCCGAGCTCGGCGGCGATCGCGCTCTCTCGCAGCCGGTCGCCGGGGCGGAACGCGCCCGCGAGGATCCGCTCCGACAGGCCGTCCGCCACCTGCTGGGCGGCCGTTGTTCTGCGTACGGCAAGGCCGTCGAGTGCCGTCATGTGCGTCATCGTACTGAGCCGCGCCCCCTGGTGTCGCGCAGTAGAACTGTTCTACAGTTGCGCGCGTTCCGACTGACTGTGCACCAACTGGCATCCCGGCCAAGGGCTTTCACCCCGCGCCCCGCTCGCGGCGCGCACCGTCCACGCAGCCGCAGGAAGGGTCACGACCCCGTGCAACCACCTTTCGAGCTTGCCCCGGAACAGACATCCGCAAGGCCGACCGGAACCCTCAGACCGCGCCACGTCCGCATGATCGCCCTCGGCGGCATCGTCGGCGCCAGCCTGTTCGTCGGCAGCGGCGCCGTCATCCACACTGTCGGCCCCGCCGCGATTCTGTCGTACGCCCTCGGCGGCGTCCTCGTCGTCCTGGTCATGCGGATGCTGGGGGAGATGGCGACGGCCTCGCCCACTCTCGGCTCGTTCATGGAGTACGCGCGCACCGCCCTCGGCGGCTGGGCGGGATACACCATCGGCTGGCTGTACTGGTACTTCTGGGTCGGCGTGGTGGCGTTCGAGGGGGTGGCGGGCGCCAAACTCCTGATGCTGTGGATACCGGGTGTGCCTCAGTGGGTCTTCTCGCTGATCCTGATGACCCTGCTCACCGCCACGAACCTCGTCTCCACGCGTTCGTTCGGCGAGACCGAGTTCTGGCTGTCGTCCATCAAGGTCGTCACGATCGTCGTGTTCCTTGTCGCGGGCACGCTGTTCGCTCTCGGCATCTGGCCGGACTCCACGCTCTCGGTGGGCAACGTCGCCCTGGACGGTTTCGCTCCCCATGGCACGTCCGCGATCCTGCACGGCGTCGTCCTCGTGATCTTCTCCTATGTCGGCACGGAGATCGTCACCATCGCCGCCGCCGAGTCCGCGGATCCCGTCAAGTCGGTGGTCAAGGCGACCTCCTCGA
The DNA window shown above is from Streptomyces sp. NBC_01445 and carries:
- a CDS encoding GntR family transcriptional regulator; the protein is MTALDGLAVRRTTAAQQVADGLSERILAGAFRPGDRLRESAIAAELGIARNTVREAVRLLEHGGLVRFDGNRGAVTVSPTPATVDELYTAREHLESAALATPLTDGQLATVEQAFADFVAAAGTRERADTVAADLAFHASIVATLDNSRIDSFYATLTRELRFYLMALSAHEREDENPSKVVAEHEPLMAAIRAGDAGRAQREARHHIATNAARVQGILADRDGD